TGCGATAAACATAGGAAACATAGCACTAAGTCAAAtccttttattaaaaatttaaacattaacattTAACAGTTGACTTAAAGACTCATGCCGGATTTCTGTATTGATATAATAGTACTAGAGTTCATCTCTTTAAGCTAATAtaaggaagaaaatgaaaatgtatGAGATCATCTAACTTGCCATTGCATTGACAGCAGCATTTTCAGTAGTATGAACAAATGACAAGTCCAAGTAGAGAGAGCCTTAAACAATAACTCCAACTGATCATTTTCCTACAATGATTATGAATCTACtgtatttattatttccttAGCTGTGTTAAAGCTAATATGCATGAAATACATTGACAAATATTGAACATTGTTACGTATTTGTGCTTCATTAGCATTATTATTGACAGGCATTTGGACAATTATTCTCAACCCATTGATCTTTCGATGATCTATTGTTGGATCAGAACTAACATCAGTATTGTGACCTTTTTTGACTCAGTAAGTTGCTTATTGAATAAAGGAAACACCATAGCAAAGTAGTAGTTTTGGACAATACCTAATACTCCACAATGATTGCTTTCTGTTGCCTTTTGGAGAAGGAACTTCTTAGTTGTAGAACTCTCAGTGTCTTTCTCAATGACATCAGCATGTGTAGAGATAGCAGTAGCATTTGAAGTAGAAGATAACCCTTCAACTTTAGCATCATCTCCAACACTGCCGACAGCATGGGGAGCTTCTTCGCCTACACATCCTGGGTTATTATCAGTATTGCCAGGATCATTAATACCAGTTTGCATAATCTCTAATTGATCTTCAGAATTGACAAAGTGTTCCTGCAAAGATGGACAACCCAGAGCATCAAGGATTGAGACATCAGAAGATATACCGTCATTATTCTCAGTTAAGAGGATATTGTGTGAATCCCTGCTTACAGGAATAAATCACTGACCTGACTATTTTCAGGAATAGTAAAATCATCTACTCTTTTGCGCTTCAATGACCCTGAGTGCTCAGATATAACTGGAACATCATTATTGTCTTTCTTATTTTGTGGCAGATCATCCGCATGTGGAACTAAACGGGACTCCTTTTCCGTGCGATTCATGCAAGAACTACCAGATGAATGATAATTTCTGAAACGCAAATCTGGATCCAACTGAGCTCTTAAATGGCGACTAATTATAGGAAAAGATACTCTTGGTTTAAAATTTTGCTTGGTTGGTGGAGGACCACCAGCAATTGACAAATTTAACCTAAGAGGCTTTTCACCAGCTGTTGCACCATTATAGTCGGTACCACTAGTCCCGTCATTAGAAGTTGTATTGcttgttttcatcttttcagTCCTGAGAACACCTGCAACGCTATGGAGATCCTTAGAGGTCAATAACTCATCTTGACCATTGGAATCTGGGGAAGCAATTATACTGAAAAGTTCCAGAGGTCGTGGCGTGGTTGCAAAAGCCCATAATCCAACACATGCTCCACAAAGTCTGCAGTCCAATACAACCGAAGTTGGATCATATTGGTATTCATCAAGAGTGTGCGGAATATGCTTATCCACTTTAACATCATCAGAATGGCCTGCAGGATATATTATAATCTTTTCATCAGTAGGGATCTGTACTGAAGACCCTGATGAATGGGCTCCATTTGCAGGACTCGACTGATCTTCATGGTCAACAGAATAAGGAAGCAGCCGAGGCTCCCATCCAcataaactaataatttttagtGACTGCAAAAATTAACTATTACCACTTAGTTTGGGAATTCCTGAAAACATTAGCAGGAATAGCAAATCATATAAAACTTGTATATAGTATTGAGATGTACCATTAGCACATCAAGAGcatggaaaaaagaaagaatcttGATAAAATGGCATAGTGTCAGTTAACAAGATTATTTGGCAAGTACAGACTAAAAagtcaaatcaaacaaattggAAACTTGATCAGGAGATAAATGTTCAATACATCCATTGTAGCAGAATAGTTTGACAAGCTTTACTCTCAAAGAATTTTGTGTTATGGATAGCAGAAATAGCAATCACATCTTTGTAAAATCAACATTATGTAAGTGTAATAATTTGCTATTGAAGACGGagccaaataaaaataagattctGTGATCACATTTAAAAGCTAAACCTACTCAATGCTGGCATATTGAAATATGCACACTCAGGGGGAGAGCATAATCGGGTGGAATCAAAACTTTGTTGTTCAAATCAAATGGATCTCCCGAAAGGCTAACAAAAACCTAGGCATGGTTTTAAAATACAACCAGCATAGCATGAAATAAAATTCAGTGCCCACATTTAGATTCAACTTGGTTAGGCCCCACTAGTTAATTTAGACGCAATTAAACAGAATTCTGCCTAGTTCGGCTGTGTATAGTCTTGTTGAAGAAAATTTCAACTCTGTTCCAGCAAATATCGCCTCAATTGATTCCACTTAATCAGGCAACGGAAGATCTAATTGGAGGTGCAAATAGCTAACATGATCTGAATCTGGCTCAAAATCAATTGGACAAGATTTGGCACAGTGGAGCTAAATTTACAGTAGTAGGATAGACAGTCAATGCAGGTGGGTAAGAAGGAGACTCAGTGTGGGAGATAATGCCTTACAACTTACTAGTAATAGTAGATTTCCATGGCTGGTTTTCAGCAAAAGGCAAGAAAAGGTAGAAGGTTGTTCAGAATAAATACTACCGCATTTTGATTCTCTATACCATATGTGGGAGAACAAATATTTggtactaaataaaaattgcgGTCATGTGGAGATTTAAAATTAAGACATATTATACAACTTAAAATAATCAAACCTAGAGTTTAAAGCATCTGGTCTGATTTTTAATTGACATTTTTGAACATGGGAAAAGCCCTTGTTAACACTATCACCACTATTGAATGAAATGAGATGCACATActtaaaacaaaagaacataCTTTGATTCTTGAAATAGCACATCTTTGGAAGGTCAAGGAAGTTAGTGTTAGAGGTCAACTAGGAGGGAAGGGTTTCACATATTCCCCTAACatagaagaaaagaggataggGCTCTTTGTGACCAGGCAATGCAAGGTAAAGCAGGGCAGCACTACTCTGTCCATAGGCATTGCCCCTGTCATTTCATTACAGATCTTCTAGATAGTCAATACATATAAGGACTTGCAAACTTACAACTTTCCAAAAGTGTAAGACAGTACACTTTTGCCCTGTATCTAAATTAAATAACACAAATTAGTCACTAGATATAAGTCAATTAACAGTTTTCCAATTTTGCTTAAAATGACAAATATGCAATGAAATTATTAAACTATCTCATATTTTGCATTAAAGTTCTTCTAAGAAAAGGTAAGCTACAAAAACTTAACCCGAGGTTTCCTCTTCACAACAGTTTAGTCCAAAAACCTATAAATTATCCCTGCATGGCTGTGCCATTAATGAAGCTGTTGCCCCATAAAagattttgcttaaaaaaatagaaaaaggaaataGTCCCTGATGTTCATAAAACCTACATTTTAGTCCCTTTAATTCAAACTAGACCAGTATATCACTATATGctataaaaaacaatagaatCAAAGTAAACAATCCAATTTTAAATTCATCATGtcaaagttaaataaaattatgaaggaTCTTAACGGcttaaaaatatctataaccAAATATACATGCTTCTGCTAGATGCAAACCAATCATATCATCTAGGCCCAACTCGAACCAAAGCTTAAAGCTAATAGAATGAAAGATCCAAGCTTACATATTCAGAtccatatttaccaaattaaccaATATGGGACCATTAGTTAATCTAATACATTACCCTTGAAACAAACTAACTTCTTTTAACTAGTCATGCTagtaacaaatcaaacaaactaATTAACCAAACCATATTCAGAAGATGAGAGCCAAAGCATTCATTCATTGATCACCAATGTAATAGTAGCCTTCTCATCCTATTAGCCCAAGGTTATGGGTTGCATTAAGCTTGGATAATATGATTGGTTTACATCTATTAGCTTCAAATCTTACAACTAACTGTTAACTATACAAAtccaataattaaaacaaattacaaacTCTACTATGCAATTTATGTcatgattataaaaaaacaaaaaagacatGCGTTGTGGGATTTAACAATTGTCTTAAAAAGATGCCTCATTTGCTCTTTAAGGACATCgttgaatttttattgaaattaataGGCATGCAAGATAAATGGTGAAGAGATTTACatgcaaaaaacaaaaaagttcaTCTTCTCTCAAAATTTTGTTATAGTATCAACAAATACTATgggttttaaaataattatagccacttaaataaagaaaatccaGTATCTCAacattgcacaaaagaacaaaggTACTCCTTATGCTACCAGAAAGAAAGAGAACCCCTATGTTTCTAGCTCAGTAATGGACCTAAGCTTCATACAACGAAACAATAGAGAACCTTTTCTCATATTAAGGAAATTCTTGATCATATGCTTACTCCAATTTCCACTAGTATGCTGAATGTCCAAGCTATCAATCATCCCGGAGGAAGAATAAAATTATCCTTAAAGGAGAGCAATTTAAGAAGTCGCACTGTTGCTCTCGGAGTCTAGAGTTATGCATGCCCTTTGCCATTATCATCATATTGATAGCATAGAATTGTAAACCTAAACCCACAAAGACATTTCATAATACTCAAAGCAGTGCTCAATGGTATCTGTCCATTTCATCAAATTATACTATCAATATTATTCATCTGATGTGATCTCCAAGATCAAATAAGTGAAAATTCGATCTCATAGGAAGTGCATGATGATGGCGATTGCTTCTTTAAGTAACAATGAGAAGCTTTGGAAGAAGAGCTGGTGATTGCTTCTTTAAGAAATAATGAGATGCTTTGGAAGAGGAGATGTTCCAAATTTATTCTACTTAACTCAAAGACATGAGCAAAATATCTTTTCTTTATCAACTAAATTTGCTACATAGTATTCCAAACCTGATAGTATAAATCTGAGAAAGCAGATTCAGCCACACCATCCAAATCCTTATCTCCAGATAGATTTGAGAGCTTAACTCCAGAAGCTAAGGAAATTGACTGAAGAGAAGATTGAGATAAAAGGAGTGTAAGCTGAGGGCTCTTCATGTACTCAATTGTTGAGGATAATATTGCTGGCAGGGCAGAAAGTCGAATGAGCATTGAAGCACGTTCTTTGTACCCCTCAATCAAAGTTGCAGGTGGTGTTGGAGGTAGTAGTGCAAGTGCTTCATCGCACACATTGTCAATCCATGGGCATAACAGTTTATGTCCATTATCTAGCTTTAAGCTGAACACTGCAGCAGCCTTTTCAACTGCATCATGGGCACAATTTCAttttagaaataaaacataCTTTAAAAACAATGAAGGAAAATTACCAAACACATTCTTAAACACCAGGCCATTATGAATAGTATGTCACCACATGCAGGCATACGCACATATCATCAAAACAAGAACATATCATTTACCAATATCATCCAGTGATTAAACACAATTTGCCATCGAAACAACgccaaaacacaaaataataaaaagttaacaAGACAATCCCTGGTTCTAATGCACATGCCAGAGACAAATATATTTGAGGTATGATAGCCAAAACATAATTAAAGCTTAAACAATATGATCCAAAACTAACATAACACATTATAGACAAATACCTTGCTGCAGCGACCATGATGAAGGAGTAGAAAAAAGAAGACGTGCTCCACATGCCTCACAAGCTATAGTGTCCATTTCAACATTAATCCAACCTCTCCTGGCACAATTCACAGGATTGACCACCTGATAAGAAATAAGGTACCAGCAACCTCTTATAAATACTCcgctaaaacaaaaaaattctcatgTAACACATTAAAAGAAATAGAACAGAAAGAaatgtttaaaagaaaattcaaatcaatatGCACAATGTCATGAATCTATAGTTaacataattgaaaattttccttGGAAAAGATTATCAATGAAAAACTAAGCTAGGCTACATTTTGGGTCTCAAAACATAGACTGAAACATGTGAGAGATAAGTTTTTCTAATAGATTGTGTTTGATTAGCGAGAAAATGGAAGaataaaattacaagaaatgaaaagaaaagaaaatttgaactTTTCTTGCCGGGTCGATGaggaaagtaaagaaaagaagtaaatgagaaaaattataatgcaaaacaaaatttggaAAAGACTCTTTCCGTTTTCCCCAAATTTACCACATCCATTCCCATAACAATGGTTGTTGAATCCAATTCAGAATTTTCCTTTGTTGTCTAGTTAATGAGGgaagtaaagaaaaatataaagaaaaaataacaaggTAAAATACAAATTGAGATTTTCTTTTTTCGGCCAAACATACCATATCTTTCCCCATAATAAAGGTCACAACTCTTATGACATTAAAAAGGAGGAAATTGGGACTCCCTTGTTCATTCAAGCCACAAAAACAGCCCTCTTTCCCATTATCTCGTTTCctcctttatttctttttttttttcttaatccaAAGTAAAAAAACCTCACAAGCAAACACTAACATGATAACATTAATAACAAGAATAGTGCTGCCAAAGATGGGATTGTTATTAGGCATGAAAAGGTAGTAATTTTTCCTtctacaaagaaaaataatgcttatGTCTGCTTAATTGGTAGACCATTCTAGCCAAAGGAAGACAActggaaaaaaggaaaagaaaagaaaagataaagaaaggaGAGAGACTCTCATCAGAGTAAATAACAAGCTTCAAGAATGCACATTCTCTGGCAATGCAGAACTGAGAGGGTCTTCAGTAAATAGCCCAAAAAGGCTTGGACACTTGAGAAgccagaaatttttttaatatatttaattggaGGAGGCAATGACAAAccaataataaaaaggaaagagTCATGCTCCAATAGACTATGATCATGCAGTAACTAAAGCCTCATTTGCACCCCAAATCTCCCATAACTGTGTTCCTCAAGCCCATAACTCAAAGGCTGGCCTACTCAAGAAGCCCAAACTTAAAGACACGCTTTTGGAGAATGCTTGGTAGTATTAGAATACAAGGTGAACTGAAGTGCAGTTGTGACAGACATAACTTTTCACATTGATTTTTCCATTGTACTTTCTTCACCACAAGAACAATTTATTGAGACAGTAAGCTTCGTGAAAGCTATTAATGGATGTTTGGTTTACAATATCAAGAGTGAAATTGCTAGGAATTTGTCTAAATTACCTAAGTTTCACATGTTTCTTCAAAAGACCAATGAGTTATTTGTAGTCCCAAGGGGCCTAGGAAGCCTGCAATTGTAATAGTTTACTTCCTATTTCAAACCATAAACATCTTAATTTCATTCTTGAAATCTTTCTTTATTGACTAAAGCAacctttgtttttattcttgcttGCATTTCAGTATACAATTTGTTTGGCACAAACAAGGTTGATAGTGTTCAATACAGACTGCTGGTGGATATAGCAAACCAAACACAGATAATCAGGCAAAGTTTGCAAAAGTTTCAGAATCAAATAGAGGAGCAAAAATCTTACAATAAAACTGTTTTAGGAATTTCAGTACCCTCTAACCATAAATATCCAGTTCAATATGTAGTCTTGTTCAAAACGTATGGGCTCAATACATGAAGTACATACAATTCCTCCAcatatcttaaaaaataaaacaaaaatcttacTTAGAAGCGCTCATAACATGTGGAAAAAGGTGTCAATATCAATGAGTCGAGACGCTAGACAACTCACAAATACAATAAGTGCTAAACCATAAATTAACAACTTTATCAAATGCTAAATAACATggaattaaatgaattaaatcttTTAAACCCGTTGCAATATTTTTCAGAAGTTCAGTATTTTAGTGTGCATTCCATCTTGCAGAAATAATACAGCATCatgaattcaaatttatataactGTAGATTAAGAACACCTAGTCATTTCATATACTTTTGATAACCAACATAGACACTGACGTGACAACAAAGAGACATACATATAAGAAGgtcactaaataaataattacatgcTCCATTTCACCGTCCTGAGATTTTCCAAACAACTGCTAGACTACTCCCATTATGCTTCAATAACACAATAACTAATACTTCTAGCAAAGGTATCAGTTCCCAGGAATAGAAATCCCATAAATAGCTTATCCAAACAACATGTACCCTAATCATCCAAAGCACAAATTATTTCATATCACTGAACCAATTAGTTCTCCGTTGGATTCATCTcttaattcatgtttttagtaccaagaaataaaattaaatcatcaattcCTCCAACAGATTTTCTGTGGCAATAGACTCAATCAAACTAAAAAGAACAACCaaatcaaaaagaaacaaagagagATAACAAAACCTTGGGCTTTCCAAACCAAGTCATGGCCTTGTAAGTAGCCAACCTCCTCATCAGATCTCCCCGATCCCAAGGACGACACTGCGGCACCAGTCCAAGTGACCCAATCGAATCCCTAGGAAGCCTCAGCCGCTCTTGCTTCCCCAACTCCAACGCCCTCTTCCCTCTACCCAGCAAatcaaaaaaaccaaataaagcacaaaatcatggaaaaacaaaaagaacaaccAAAACCAAACCATAAAAATCCACGAAAGCTTGATACCTCGGAAGCGGAGGCCTAGGCTTCGGAGAGGGAGCGAAATAGAGCTTGTCCATAACCTTCTGAAACCTCTTCTCGGAGTTGTCCGCCATGGTTACCAATGGAGGAGTAGAAGCCAGGGAGGGAGATCGATCGAGAGAACTCTGGAGCTTCGATAAAGGGGAAATCAAGCTCTCCGTGTCGCCATTGGAGGCAGTCGAAGCTCTCTCTGTGCCATCTCGGTGTGTTCATTGCTTTCCATCTTTTTGCATCCGTTGTCCGGTCTCTCGCGAGTGCAAGTTCTATATCGTGTCCCGACTACGTGGCACAATTTAAATGATGATGTTTAAATTGGAGAATGAATTACGAAGAGAATAATGTGgggagtaaaaaaaataatgactcGATTATGTGATAATTATCACAAAACCAAGACACGGTTGATTTTTAATCATGAATTTATAAATgtgttatttagtttttatataatatataaatatgttgataattacattaa
This genomic window from Dioscorea cayenensis subsp. rotundata cultivar TDr96_F1 chromosome 20, TDr96_F1_v2_PseudoChromosome.rev07_lg8_w22 25.fasta, whole genome shotgun sequence contains:
- the LOC120251556 gene encoding uncharacterized protein LOC120251556 yields the protein MADNSEKRFQKVMDKLYFAPSPKPRPPLPRGKRALELGKQERLRLPRDSIGSLGLVPQCRPWDRGDLMRRLATYKAMTWFGKPKVVNPVNCARRGWINVEMDTIACEACGARLLFSTPSSWSLQQVEKAAAVFSLKLDNGHKLLCPWIDNVCDEALALLPPTPPATLIEGYKERASMLIRLSALPAILSSTIEYMKSPQLTLLLSQSSLQSISLASGVKLSNLSGDKDLDGVAESAFSDLYYQSLKIISLCGWEPRLLPYSVDHEDQSSPANGAHSSGSSVQIPTDEKIIIYPAGHSDDVKVDKHIPHTLDEYQYDPTSVVLDCRLCGACVGLWAFATTPRPLELFSIIASPDSNGQDELLTSKDLHSVAGVLRTEKMKTSNTTSNDGTSGTDYNGATAGEKPLRLNLSIAGGPPPTKQNFKPRVSFPIISRHLRAQLDPDLRFRNYHSSGSSCMNRTEKESRLVPHADDLPQNKKDNNDVPVISEHSGSLKRKRVDDFTIPENSQEHFVNSEDQLEIMQTGINDPGNTDNNPGCVGEEAPHAVGSVGDDAKVEGLSSTSNATAISTHADVIEKDTESSTTKKFLLQKATESNHCGVLDARDAHSKFREFDPIRQHRPFCPWIAPIDGKSTSGWKLTLSALVQQEKSSSLPSSQSEAPPALLDEVDDPVDSIRRLFMSPAAKKIKSSH